Proteins from a genomic interval of Pseudomonas silesiensis:
- a CDS encoding DUF190 domain-containing protein gives MKGYLVIFFTQQNRRYQGKMLGEWIVDVAKEMGLRGATLCTGIEGFGHTGKLHSSHFFELADQPTEIRMAITEDESERLFKRLEIEEISVFYVKTPIEMGTVGKKAS, from the coding sequence ATGAAAGGTTATCTAGTGATTTTCTTTACCCAGCAGAACCGTCGTTATCAGGGAAAGATGCTGGGAGAATGGATCGTCGACGTGGCTAAAGAGATGGGGTTGCGCGGCGCGACCCTCTGCACAGGAATCGAAGGATTTGGGCACACAGGGAAATTGCACTCATCGCACTTTTTTGAGCTGGCGGATCAACCGACGGAAATTCGAATGGCTATTACCGAGGATGAATCCGAAAGGTTATTCAAGCGATTGGAGATTGAGGAAATCTCTGTATTTTACGTAAAGACCCCAATCGAGATGGGAACCGTAGGAAAAAAGGCCAGTTAG